The following coding sequences lie in one Chelonia mydas isolate rCheMyd1 chromosome 6, rCheMyd1.pri.v2, whole genome shotgun sequence genomic window:
- the SLC35F4 gene encoding solute carrier family 35 member F4 isoform X3: protein MAITGIVMMAYADGFHGDSIIGVAYAVGSASTSALYKVLFKMFLGSANFGEAAHFVSTLGFFNLIFISFTPVILYFTKVEYWSPFSAVPWGYLCGVAGLWLAFNILVNVGVVLTYPILISIGTVLSVPGNAAVDLLKHEVIFSVVRLGATIIICTGFLLMLLPEEWDEITLRFINSLKEKKSEDHAEDITDSSVHTRSRSRANGTVSIPLA, encoded by the exons ATGGCAATCACAGGAATTGTTATGATGGCATATGCAGATGGTTTCCATGGCGATTCAATTATCGGGGTGGCATATGCTGTTGGATCTGCATCCACCTCTGCACTCTATAAG GTTTTGTTCAAGATGTTTCTTGGAAGTGCGAACTTTGGGGAAGCTGCTCATTTCGTCTCCACTCTGGGTTTCTTCAATTTAATCTTCATCTCGTTTACCCCAGTCATACTGTATTTTACAAAAGTGGAATACTGGTCTCCCTTCTCTGCCGTGCCGTGGGGTTATCTGTGTGGAGTAGCCGGCCTTTGGTTAG CTTTTAACATATTGGTAAACGTTGGAGTTGTGCTGACATACCCCATCCTAATTTCTATCGGGACAGTGCTCAGTGTTCCTGGAAATGCAG CTGTGGATCTCCTAAAACACGAGGTGATCTTCAGTGTAGTAAGGTTGGGTGCCACAATCATCATCTGCACTGGATTTTTGCTAATGCTGCTGCCCGAAGAATGGGATGAAATCACCCTGCGATTCATCAACAgcttaaaggaaaagaaaagtgaagACCACGCAGAAGATATCACAGACTCCAGCGTGCATACAAGGAGCAGAAGCAGAGCCAACGGGACAGTGTCTATACCACTGGCTTAA